The following are from one region of the Hydrogenophaga sp. BPS33 genome:
- the nuoI gene encoding NADH-quinone oxidoreductase subunit NuoI — translation MSTTTAVAPFSFRDFFNSFLLVELFKGMALTGRYAFKRKITVQFPEEKTPLSPRFRGLHALRRYENGEERCIACKLCEAVCPAVAITIESDVRDDGSRRTTRYDIDLTKCIFCGFCEESCPVDSIVETHVFEYHGEKRGDLYFTKEMLLAVGDRYESEIAAARAADAPYR, via the coding sequence ATGTCCACGACCACGGCCGTTGCGCCTTTCTCCTTCCGCGACTTCTTCAACAGTTTCCTGCTGGTGGAGCTGTTCAAGGGCATGGCCCTGACGGGCCGCTACGCGTTCAAGCGCAAGATCACGGTGCAGTTCCCCGAGGAAAAAACGCCGCTGTCGCCGCGCTTTCGCGGCCTGCACGCCCTGCGCCGTTATGAAAACGGCGAAGAGCGCTGCATCGCCTGCAAGCTGTGCGAAGCCGTATGCCCCGCTGTGGCGATCACCATCGAGTCCGATGTGCGCGACGATGGCTCGCGCCGCACCACGCGTTACGACATCGACCTGACCAAGTGCATCTTCTGCGGCTTCTGCGAAGAAAGCTGCCCGGTCGACTCCATCGTGGAGACGCACGTCTTCGAATACCACGGCGAGAAGCGCGGGGACCTGTACTTCACCAAGGAAATGCTGCTGGCCGTGGGCGACCGCTACGAGTCCGAGATCGCTGCTGCCCGGGCCGCTGACGCCCCCTACCGCTGA
- a CDS encoding NADH-quinone oxidoreductase subunit D: MAEIKNYTLNFGPQHPAAHGVLRLVLELDGEVVQRADPHIGLLHRATEKLAEHKTFIQSLPYMDRLDYVSMMCNEHAYCLAIEKLLGIEVPIRAQYIRVMFSEITRLLNHLMWLGSHGNDCGSSTILIYAFREREDLFDMYEAVSGARMHAAYFRPGGVYRDLPDTMPQFKASKVRNARAIAGLNSNRQGSLLDFIDDFTKRFPTYLAEYHTLLTDNRIWKQRTVGIGVVTPERALNLGMTGPMLRGSGIAWDLRKKQPYDVYGQMDFDIPVGKTGDCYDRYLVRMEEMKQSNRIIEQCVKWLRANPGPVITDNHKVAPPAREAMKANMEELIHHFKLFTEGFHVPEGEAYAAVEHPKGEFGIYLVSDGANKPYRLKIRAPGFAHLATMDEMARGHMLADAVAIIGTMDIVFGEIDR; encoded by the coding sequence ATGGCTGAGATCAAGAACTACACCCTGAACTTCGGTCCGCAGCACCCGGCCGCGCACGGCGTGCTGCGCCTCGTGCTGGAGCTCGACGGCGAGGTCGTGCAACGCGCCGACCCGCACATCGGCCTGCTGCACCGCGCCACCGAAAAGCTGGCCGAGCACAAGACCTTCATCCAGTCGCTGCCCTATATGGACCGGCTGGACTATGTCTCGATGATGTGCAACGAGCACGCCTACTGCCTGGCCATCGAGAAGCTGCTGGGCATCGAGGTGCCGATCCGCGCGCAGTACATCCGCGTGATGTTCAGCGAGATCACCCGCCTGCTCAACCACCTGATGTGGCTGGGCTCGCATGGCAACGATTGCGGCAGCTCGACCATCCTGATCTATGCCTTCCGCGAGCGCGAAGACCTGTTCGACATGTACGAGGCCGTGTCGGGTGCTCGCATGCACGCCGCCTACTTCCGTCCGGGCGGCGTGTACCGCGACCTGCCCGACACCATGCCGCAATTCAAGGCCAGCAAGGTGCGCAATGCCCGCGCCATCGCCGGGCTGAACAGCAACCGCCAGGGCTCGCTGCTGGACTTCATCGACGACTTCACCAAGCGCTTTCCGACCTACCTGGCCGAATACCACACGCTGCTCACCGACAACCGCATCTGGAAACAGCGCACGGTGGGCATTGGCGTGGTCACGCCCGAGCGTGCGCTCAACTTGGGCATGACCGGCCCGATGCTGCGCGGCTCCGGCATTGCCTGGGATCTGCGCAAGAAGCAGCCCTACGACGTGTACGGCCAGATGGATTTCGACATTCCGGTGGGCAAGACCGGTGACTGCTACGACCGCTATCTCGTCCGCATGGAAGAGATGAAGCAGTCCAACCGCATCATTGAGCAGTGCGTGAAGTGGCTGCGCGCCAATCCCGGCCCGGTCATCACCGACAACCACAAGGTGGCGCCGCCCGCCCGCGAGGCCATGAAGGCCAACATGGAAGAGCTGATCCACCATTTCAAGCTCTTCACCGAAGGTTTCCACGTGCCCGAGGGCGAAGCCTACGCGGCGGTCGAGCACCCCAAGGGCGAGTTCGGCATCTACCTCGTGAGCGACGGTGCCAACAAACCGTACCGCCTGAAGATCCGTGCGCCTGGATTTGCGCACCTCGCCACCATGGACGAGATGGCGCGCGGCCACATGCTGGCCGACGCGGTGGCCATCATCGGCACCATGGACATTGTTTTCGGAGAGATCGACCGATGA
- the nuoE gene encoding NADH-quinone oxidoreductase subunit NuoE, whose amino-acid sequence MSTVTPASFPEATIRRFDREVAKYPDEQRISAVMACLSIIQQEQGFVSPEAEAALAAYLRVEPIAVHEVTTFYNMYNQRPVGKFKLNVCTNLPCQLRDGQKALHHLEGKLGIAMGETTADGMFTLQQSECLGACADSPVMLVNDRHMCSFMSNEKLDQLIDGLRASEGQS is encoded by the coding sequence ATGAGCACCGTCACGCCCGCGTCCTTCCCGGAGGCCACGATCCGGCGCTTCGACCGCGAGGTCGCGAAGTACCCCGACGAGCAACGCATCTCGGCCGTGATGGCCTGCTTGTCCATCATCCAGCAGGAGCAGGGCTTTGTGAGCCCCGAGGCCGAGGCCGCGCTGGCCGCGTACCTGCGTGTCGAGCCGATCGCGGTGCACGAGGTCACGACCTTCTACAACATGTACAACCAGCGGCCGGTGGGCAAATTCAAGCTCAACGTCTGCACCAACCTGCCGTGCCAATTGCGCGATGGCCAGAAGGCCTTGCACCACCTCGAAGGCAAGCTGGGCATTGCCATGGGCGAGACCACTGCCGATGGCATGTTCACGCTGCAGCAGAGCGAATGCCTGGGCGCTTGCGCCGATTCGCCGGTGATGCTGGTCAACGACCGCCACATGTGCAGTTTCATGAGCAACGAGAAACTCGACCAGCTGATCGACGGCTTGCGGGCTTCGGAAGGACAGTCATGA
- a CDS encoding NADH-quinone oxidoreductase subunit J has product MDYQTGFFYLFAAVLLFAGYRVITARNPVHAVLFLMLAFSQAAALWLLLKAEFLGITLVLVYLGAVMVLFLFVVMMLDINLDTVRKGFWRHFPLAAVLGGLVAAELIAVLWAGFPSISAAPEVAAQAANYSNTRELGVLLYTEYLYPIQVAGVILLVAMITAIALTLRQRKDSKAINPNLQVHVRAKDRLVVLPMSATQKAAPAVEAAAAPEGQKP; this is encoded by the coding sequence ATGGACTACCAGACCGGCTTTTTCTACCTATTCGCCGCGGTGCTGCTGTTTGCCGGCTACCGCGTGATCACTGCGCGCAACCCGGTGCACGCCGTGCTGTTCCTCATGCTAGCCTTCTCGCAGGCCGCCGCCCTGTGGCTGCTGCTCAAGGCCGAGTTCCTGGGCATCACGCTGGTGCTGGTGTACCTGGGCGCGGTGATGGTGCTGTTCCTGTTTGTCGTGATGATGCTGGACATCAACCTGGACACGGTGCGCAAGGGTTTCTGGCGGCATTTCCCGCTGGCCGCCGTGCTGGGTGGCTTGGTGGCTGCCGAACTCATTGCTGTGCTCTGGGCCGGTTTCCCGTCGATCTCGGCCGCGCCGGAAGTGGCGGCTCAGGCCGCCAACTATTCCAACACCCGTGAACTCGGCGTGCTGCTGTACACCGAGTACCTCTATCCCATTCAAGTGGCTGGCGTGATCCTGCTGGTGGCGATGATCACCGCCATCGCGCTGACCCTGCGCCAGCGCAAGGACAGCAAGGCCATCAACCCCAACCTGCAGGTGCACGTGCGCGCCAAGGACCGCTTGGTGGTGCTGCCCATGAGCGCCACGCAGAAAGCCGCACCCGCCGTCGAAGCCGCCGCTGCCCCGGAGGGCCAGAAACCATGA
- a CDS encoding NADH-quinone oxidoreductase subunit C, giving the protein MTPYAVEPEALKSALEALLGDKAQSVHVVREEVTLTVKAADYLAVMQTLRDAPQTRFEQLIDLCGMDYQTYGDGRWEGQRFAAVSHLLSVTHNHRVRVRVFCDEDDFPVLASVTSVWASANWFEREAFDLYGIVFEGHDDLRRILTDYGFIGHPFRKDFPLSGHVEMRYDAERQRVIYEPVTIEPREITPRIIREDNYGGLH; this is encoded by the coding sequence ATGACTCCCTACGCCGTCGAGCCCGAGGCGTTGAAATCCGCGCTCGAAGCCTTGCTGGGTGACAAGGCCCAGTCGGTGCACGTGGTGCGCGAAGAGGTCACGCTGACCGTGAAGGCCGCCGACTACCTGGCCGTCATGCAAACCTTGCGCGACGCGCCGCAGACCCGTTTCGAACAACTCATCGATCTTTGCGGCATGGACTACCAGACTTATGGCGACGGTCGCTGGGAAGGCCAGCGTTTTGCTGCGGTGTCGCACCTGCTCTCGGTCACCCACAACCACCGTGTGCGCGTGCGCGTGTTCTGCGATGAAGACGACTTTCCTGTGCTGGCCTCGGTCACGTCCGTGTGGGCATCGGCCAACTGGTTCGAGCGCGAAGCGTTCGACCTCTACGGCATCGTGTTCGAAGGGCACGATGACCTGCGCCGCATCCTGACCGACTACGGCTTCATCGGCCATCCGTTCCGCAAGGACTTCCCGCTGTCCGGGCATGTCGAGATGCGTTACGACGCCGAGCGCCAGCGCGTGATCTACGAACCGGTGACCATCGAGCCGCGTGAAATCACGCCGCGCATCATCCGCGAAGACAACTACGGCGGTCTGCACTGA
- the nuoG gene encoding NADH-quinone oxidoreductase subunit NuoG, protein MVEIELDGKKVEVPPGSMVMHAAEKAGTYIPHFCYHKKLSIAANCRMCLVDVEKAPKPMPACATPVTQGMIVRTKSDKAIKAQQSVMEFLLINHPLDCPICDQGGECQLQDLAVGYGSSGSRYEEEKRVVFHKDVGPLISMEEMSRCIHCTRCVRFGQEVAGVMELGMSHRGEHAEIETFLGDTVDSELSGNMIDICPVGALTSKPFRYSARTWELSRRKSVSPHDSTGANLIVQVKNHKVMRVVPLENEAVNECWIADRDRFSYEAVNSEDRLTAPMLKQGGEWHTVDWQTALEYVANGLKQVKNENGAGAIGVLASPHSTLEELALAGALVRGLGSQNIDARLRHADFANAAPAGAARWLGRSIASLSTLQRVLVIGSNLRKDHPLFAQRIRQAQRKGAQVNALHAVAQDWAMPVKNTVLADSAHWVSALAGIAAAIGAETGAAAPVDAEATDAHRAVAKSLLGGEHKAILLGNAAAHHSKGSSLLELANWIAQQTGASVGYLSEAANTVGAQLVNAVPGQGGLNAGQMLGGQLRAAILLNTEPAHDSAAGAQGLTSAGMVVTLSPFKTNLDISDVLLPIAPFTETSGSFVNAEGRLQSFHAVVRPLGDTRPAWKVLRVLGNLLSLPGFDADSSQAVLSAALPGLTNGDVVDAARLSNASSASIDMAAAEVAPCVASIYQLDGLVRRSTALQLTADARAAQAAVEGATA, encoded by the coding sequence ATGGTTGAAATCGAACTCGACGGCAAGAAGGTGGAAGTGCCCCCAGGCAGCATGGTGATGCATGCGGCCGAGAAGGCGGGCACCTACATTCCGCACTTCTGCTATCACAAGAAACTGTCCATCGCGGCCAACTGCCGCATGTGCCTGGTCGACGTGGAGAAGGCACCCAAGCCCATGCCGGCCTGCGCCACGCCCGTCACGCAGGGCATGATCGTGCGCACCAAGAGCGACAAGGCGATCAAGGCCCAGCAGTCGGTGATGGAGTTCCTGCTCATCAACCACCCGCTGGATTGCCCGATCTGCGACCAGGGCGGCGAATGCCAGCTGCAGGATCTGGCCGTGGGTTATGGCAGCTCGGGTTCGCGCTACGAAGAAGAAAAGCGCGTGGTCTTCCACAAGGACGTGGGTCCGCTGATCTCCATGGAAGAGATGAGCCGCTGCATCCACTGCACGCGCTGCGTGCGCTTCGGCCAGGAAGTGGCCGGCGTGATGGAGCTGGGCATGTCGCACCGTGGCGAACATGCCGAGATCGAGACCTTCCTGGGCGACACGGTGGACTCCGAACTCTCGGGCAACATGATCGACATCTGCCCGGTAGGCGCGCTTACCAGCAAGCCGTTCCGCTACAGCGCCCGTACCTGGGAACTCTCGCGCCGCAAGAGCGTGAGCCCGCACGATTCCACCGGTGCCAACCTGATCGTTCAGGTGAAGAACCACAAGGTCATGCGCGTCGTCCCGCTGGAGAACGAAGCCGTCAACGAATGCTGGATCGCCGACCGCGACCGCTTCTCGTACGAAGCCGTCAACAGCGAAGACCGCCTGACCGCGCCCATGCTCAAGCAGGGCGGTGAATGGCACACGGTCGACTGGCAGACCGCGCTCGAATACGTGGCCAATGGCTTGAAGCAGGTCAAGAACGAGAACGGCGCCGGTGCCATCGGCGTGCTCGCCAGCCCGCACAGCACGCTCGAAGAGCTGGCCCTGGCGGGGGCACTGGTGCGCGGCCTGGGCAGCCAGAACATCGACGCCCGCCTGCGCCACGCCGACTTTGCCAACGCAGCGCCCGCAGGCGCCGCGCGCTGGCTGGGCCGGTCGATCGCCTCGCTCTCCACGCTGCAGCGCGTGCTGGTCATCGGCTCGAACTTGCGCAAGGACCATCCCTTGTTCGCGCAGCGCATCCGCCAGGCGCAACGCAAGGGTGCGCAAGTCAACGCGCTCCATGCCGTGGCGCAAGACTGGGCCATGCCGGTGAAAAACACTGTGCTGGCCGACAGCGCTCACTGGGTCAGTGCCCTGGCCGGCATCGCCGCCGCCATCGGCGCCGAAACCGGTGCCGCAGCCCCTGTGGACGCAGAGGCCACCGACGCGCACCGCGCAGTCGCCAAGTCTCTGCTGGGTGGGGAGCACAAGGCCATCCTGCTCGGCAACGCCGCCGCCCATCACAGCAAGGGCTCGAGCCTGCTCGAGCTGGCGAACTGGATCGCGCAACAGACCGGCGCCAGCGTCGGCTACTTGAGCGAAGCCGCCAACACCGTGGGCGCGCAACTCGTGAATGCTGTGCCAGGGCAGGGCGGTCTGAACGCCGGCCAGATGCTGGGCGGCCAACTGCGCGCGGCCATCCTGCTGAACACCGAGCCCGCGCACGACAGCGCAGCGGGTGCGCAGGGCCTGACGTCTGCCGGCATGGTGGTCACGCTCAGCCCGTTCAAGACCAACCTGGACATCAGCGACGTGCTGCTGCCGATCGCTCCCTTCACCGAAACCTCGGGCTCCTTCGTCAATGCCGAAGGCCGTCTGCAAAGCTTCCACGCCGTCGTGCGTCCGCTGGGCGATACGCGCCCGGCCTGGAAGGTACTGCGCGTGCTGGGCAACCTGTTGAGCCTGCCCGGTTTCGATGCCGATTCGTCGCAAGCCGTGCTGTCGGCCGCGCTGCCCGGCTTGACCAACGGTGACGTGGTCGACGCCGCTCGCTTGTCCAACGCCAGCTCGGCCTCGATCGACATGGCTGCGGCCGAAGTGGCGCCCTGCGTGGCTTCGATCTACCAGCTCGATGGCCTGGTGCGCCGCTCGACGGCCTTGCAACTCACCGCCGATGCGCGTGCCGCGCAGGCAGCCGTGGAAGGAGCCACCGCGTGA
- the nuoF gene encoding NADH-quinone oxidoreductase subunit NuoF: protein MSSAEQILSQFRATGVQTCFHGRHISPQIYADLNGSNWSIKDYEARGGYQALRKILAQDGGEGLTQDQVIATVKESALRGRGGAGFPSGLKWSFMPRQFPGQKYLVCNSDEGEPGTCKDRDILMFNPHIVIEGMAIAAYAMGISVGYNYIHGEIFEVYERFEAALEEARAAGYLGDNIMGSNYSFQLHGHHGFGAYICGEETALLESLEGKKGQPRFKPPFPASFGLYGKPTTINNTETFAAVPWIIRNGGQAYLECGKPNNGGTKIFSISGDVELPGNYEIPLGTPFSKLLELAGGVRKGRQLKAVIPGGSSAPVLPAHIMMECTMDYDSIAKAGSMLGSGAVIVMDDSRDMVESLKRLSYFYMHESCGQCTPCREGTGWLWRMVDRIDRGLGKPSDMALLDNVAENIMGRTICALGDAAAMPVRAMIKHFRHEFEAKIAAAQSPAKAA from the coding sequence ATGAGCAGTGCCGAACAGATCCTCAGCCAGTTTCGCGCCACCGGCGTGCAAACCTGCTTCCACGGCCGCCACATCAGCCCGCAGATCTACGCCGATCTGAACGGCAGCAACTGGTCGATCAAGGATTACGAAGCGCGCGGCGGCTACCAGGCGCTGCGCAAGATACTGGCGCAAGATGGCGGCGAAGGCCTCACGCAGGACCAGGTGATTGCCACCGTGAAGGAATCGGCGCTGCGCGGCCGTGGCGGCGCGGGCTTTCCCAGTGGTTTGAAGTGGAGCTTCATGCCGCGCCAGTTCCCTGGCCAGAAGTACCTGGTGTGCAACTCCGACGAGGGCGAGCCCGGCACCTGCAAGGACCGCGACATCCTCATGTTCAACCCGCATATCGTCATCGAAGGCATGGCGATCGCGGCGTATGCCATGGGCATCTCGGTGGGCTACAACTACATCCACGGTGAGATCTTCGAGGTGTACGAACGCTTCGAGGCCGCGCTGGAAGAGGCGCGCGCCGCCGGCTATCTGGGCGACAACATCATGGGCTCGAACTACTCGTTCCAGCTGCATGGCCACCATGGTTTCGGTGCCTACATCTGCGGCGAGGAAACCGCGCTGCTCGAATCGCTCGAAGGCAAGAAGGGCCAGCCGCGCTTCAAGCCGCCGTTCCCGGCGAGCTTCGGCCTGTACGGCAAGCCCACCACCATCAACAACACCGAGACCTTCGCGGCGGTGCCTTGGATCATCCGCAACGGTGGCCAGGCGTACCTCGAATGCGGCAAGCCCAACAACGGCGGTACCAAGATCTTCTCGATCTCGGGCGACGTGGAACTGCCCGGTAACTACGAAATTCCGCTGGGCACGCCGTTCTCCAAGCTGCTCGAACTCGCGGGTGGCGTGCGCAAAGGGCGCCAGCTCAAGGCCGTGATCCCCGGTGGATCCTCGGCGCCTGTGCTGCCCGCGCACATCATGATGGAGTGCACGATGGACTACGATTCCATCGCCAAGGCCGGCTCCATGCTGGGCTCGGGCGCCGTCATCGTGATGGACGACTCGCGCGACATGGTCGAGTCGCTCAAGCGCCTGTCGTATTTCTACATGCACGAGTCCTGTGGCCAGTGCACGCCGTGCCGCGAAGGCACGGGCTGGCTCTGGCGCATGGTCGACCGCATCGACCGCGGCCTGGGCAAGCCGTCCGACATGGCGCTGCTCGACAACGTGGCCGAAAACATCATGGGCCGCACCATCTGCGCCCTGGGCGACGCGGCGGCCATGCCGGTGCGCGCCATGATCAAACACTTCCGGCATGAGTTCGAGGCCAAGATCGCGGCCGCTCAGTCGCCAGCCAAGGCTGCTTAA
- the nuoK gene encoding NADH-quinone oxidoreductase subunit NuoK: protein MNLTLGHFLAVGAILFAISVVGIFLNRKNLIVLLMAIELMLLAVNMNFVAFSHYLGDLHGQIFVFFILTVAAAESAIGLAILVLLFRNKSSISVEELNTLKG from the coding sequence ATGAACCTGACCCTGGGCCATTTCCTCGCCGTCGGCGCGATCCTGTTCGCGATCTCGGTCGTGGGCATCTTTCTCAACCGCAAGAACCTCATCGTGTTGCTGATGGCCATCGAGCTGATGCTGCTGGCCGTCAACATGAACTTCGTGGCGTTCTCGCACTATCTGGGCGACCTGCACGGCCAGATCTTCGTGTTTTTCATCCTGACCGTGGCCGCCGCCGAATCGGCGATCGGTCTGGCCATTCTGGTGCTGCTGTTCCGCAACAAGTCGTCGATCAGCGTCGAAGAGCTCAACACCCTCAAGGGTTGA
- the nuoH gene encoding NADH-quinone oxidoreductase subunit NuoH, whose amino-acid sequence MIDAMYNGGLGLIAASWWTTGAWPVIWNLIKIVAVLAPLMGLVAYLTLWERKLLGWIQVRHGPNRVGPMGLLQPIADALKLLTKELIRPSAASNGLFRLGPVMAIMPALAAWVAIPFGPEAIIANVNAGLLVVLAITSIEVYGVIIAGWASNSKYAFLGALRASAQMVSYEIAIGFCFLVVVMTAGSLHLGEIVASQSRGMGANMGLDFLSWNWLPLLPIFFVYLISGVAETNRHPFDVVEGEAEIVAGHMVEYSGMGFAIFFLAEYASMWLVSVLAVLLFLGGWLSPFAALEFIPGWIWLGIKTCVVVSMFIWIRATFPRFRYDQIMRLGWKIFIPVTLIWLVLVGAFMQTPWNIWK is encoded by the coding sequence GTGATCGATGCGATGTACAACGGCGGCCTGGGTCTGATCGCCGCTTCCTGGTGGACCACCGGCGCGTGGCCCGTGATCTGGAACCTGATCAAGATCGTGGCCGTGCTCGCGCCGCTGATGGGCCTGGTGGCCTACCTCACGCTGTGGGAGCGCAAGCTGCTGGGCTGGATCCAGGTGCGCCATGGCCCCAACCGCGTGGGCCCCATGGGCTTGCTGCAGCCGATCGCCGACGCGCTCAAGCTGCTGACCAAGGAACTGATCCGTCCGAGCGCGGCCAGCAATGGCTTGTTCCGTCTCGGTCCGGTCATGGCCATCATGCCGGCGTTGGCTGCGTGGGTCGCGATTCCGTTCGGCCCCGAGGCGATCATCGCCAACGTGAACGCCGGGTTGCTGGTGGTGCTGGCTATCACCTCGATCGAGGTCTACGGCGTGATCATCGCGGGCTGGGCTTCCAACTCCAAGTACGCCTTCCTGGGCGCGCTGCGCGCTTCGGCACAGATGGTGAGCTACGAAATCGCCATCGGCTTCTGTTTCCTCGTGGTCGTCATGACCGCCGGCAGCCTGCACCTGGGTGAGATCGTGGCCTCGCAATCGCGCGGCATGGGCGCCAACATGGGCCTGGACTTCCTGTCCTGGAACTGGCTGCCGCTGCTGCCGATCTTCTTCGTCTACCTGATCTCCGGCGTGGCCGAGACCAACCGCCACCCGTTCGACGTGGTGGAAGGCGAAGCGGAAATCGTGGCCGGCCACATGGTCGAGTACTCTGGCATGGGCTTCGCCATCTTCTTCCTGGCGGAGTACGCCAGCATGTGGCTGGTGTCGGTGCTGGCCGTGCTGTTGTTCCTGGGTGGCTGGCTCTCGCCATTTGCCGCGCTCGAGTTCATCCCCGGCTGGATCTGGCTGGGCATCAAGACCTGTGTCGTGGTGTCCATGTTCATCTGGATCCGCGCCACCTTCCCACGCTTCCGCTACGACCAGATCATGCGTCTGGGCTGGAAGATTTTCATTCCTGTCACCTTGATCTGGCTGGTTCTGGTGGGCGCGTTCATGCAGACCCCCTGGAACATCTGGAAATAA
- the nuoL gene encoding NADH-quinone oxidoreductase subunit L, with the protein MSTTLSASTLLAVPLAPLVGSAIAGILGTTFGGNLIGRRASHTFTILGVLIAFILSAMTLKSVAVDGARFNETLYTWMVVGGLKMEIGFLVDGLTAMMMVVVTFVSLMVHLYTIGYMEEDAGYNRFFAYISLFTFSMLMLVMSNNLLQLFFGWEAVGLVSYLLIGFWFNKPTAIFANMKAFLVNRVGDFGFILGIGLIVAYAGTMNYTEVFAKAPELGKLGFPGTDWLLITVICICLFIGAMGKSAQFPLHVWLPDSMEGPTPISALIHAATMVTAGIFMVARMSPLFELSDTALNFILIIGAITALFMGFLGIIQNDIKRVVAYSTLSQLGYMTVALGASAYSVAVFHLMTHAFFKALLFLAAGSVIMGLHHNQDIRWMGAVRKYMPITWITSLLGTLALIGTPLFSGFYSKDSIIEAVHFSNLPAAGFAHFAVLAGVFVTSFYSFRLYFLVFHGKERYDQNPDAHHDHHDDHGHDDHGHGDGKPHESPWVVTVPLLLLAVPSVVIGFMTIQPMVFGDFFKDAITIDTALHPAMARFAEEFHGPLAMALHALKTAPLYLALAGAVLAWYMYLINPAVPAAIGRALRPIVVILENKYYMDWFNENVLARGARALGVGLWKGGDRGVIEGGVVNASWKIVGAVSSVVRRAQTGYLYHYALMMIVGVLLFMTYFVWLAK; encoded by the coding sequence ATGAGCACCACCCTCTCTGCAAGCACACTGCTCGCCGTTCCGCTGGCTCCCCTGGTGGGCTCGGCGATCGCCGGCATTCTGGGCACCACCTTCGGCGGCAACCTGATCGGCCGCCGCGCCTCGCACACCTTCACCATCCTCGGTGTGTTGATCGCCTTCATCCTCTCGGCCATGACGCTCAAGAGTGTGGCCGTGGATGGCGCGCGTTTCAACGAGACCCTCTACACCTGGATGGTGGTGGGCGGCCTGAAGATGGAGATCGGCTTCCTGGTCGACGGCCTCACCGCCATGATGATGGTGGTGGTCACCTTCGTCTCGCTCATGGTGCACCTCTACACCATCGGCTACATGGAAGAAGACGCCGGCTACAACCGCTTCTTCGCCTATATCTCGCTGTTTACCTTCTCCATGCTCATGCTGGTCATGAGCAACAACCTGCTGCAGCTCTTCTTCGGCTGGGAGGCGGTGGGTCTGGTGTCGTATCTGCTGATCGGTTTCTGGTTCAACAAGCCCACGGCGATCTTCGCCAACATGAAGGCCTTCCTGGTCAACCGCGTGGGTGACTTCGGCTTCATCCTGGGCATCGGTCTGATCGTGGCCTATGCCGGGACCATGAACTACACCGAGGTGTTCGCCAAGGCGCCCGAACTCGGCAAACTCGGCTTCCCCGGCACCGACTGGCTGCTGATCACCGTGATCTGCATCTGCCTGTTCATTGGCGCCATGGGCAAGAGCGCGCAGTTCCCGCTGCACGTCTGGCTGCCCGACTCCATGGAAGGCCCCACGCCGATCTCCGCGCTGATCCACGCCGCCACCATGGTGACGGCCGGCATCTTCATGGTCGCGCGCATGTCGCCGCTGTTTGAACTTTCGGACACCGCGCTCAACTTCATCCTCATCATCGGCGCCATCACCGCGCTGTTCATGGGCTTCCTGGGCATCATCCAGAACGACATCAAGCGCGTCGTCGCGTACTCCACGCTCTCGCAGCTCGGCTACATGACGGTGGCGCTGGGCGCCTCGGCCTACTCGGTGGCGGTGTTCCACCTCATGACCCACGCCTTCTTCAAGGCCTTGCTGTTCCTCGCGGCAGGCTCGGTCATCATGGGTCTGCACCACAACCAGGACATCCGCTGGATGGGCGCTGTGCGCAAGTACATGCCCATCACCTGGATCACCTCGTTGCTGGGCACGCTGGCGCTGATCGGCACGCCGCTGTTCTCCGGCTTCTATTCCAAGGACAGCATCATCGAGGCGGTGCATTTCAGCAACCTGCCGGCCGCGGGCTTCGCGCACTTCGCGGTGTTGGCCGGCGTGTTCGTGACCTCGTTCTACTCGTTCCGCCTCTACTTCCTGGTGTTCCATGGCAAGGAGCGCTACGACCAGAACCCGGACGCGCACCACGACCATCACGATGACCATGGCCACGACGACCACGGCCATGGCGACGGCAAACCGCACGAGTCACCCTGGGTGGTGACGGTGCCGCTGCTCTTGCTGGCGGTGCCTTCGGTGGTGATCGGCTTCATGACCATCCAGCCGATGGTGTTCGGCGACTTCTTCAAGGATGCGATCACCATCGACACGGCGCTCCACCCGGCCATGGCCCGGTTTGCCGAAGAGTTTCACGGTCCGCTGGCCATGGCGTTACACGCGCTGAAGACCGCACCGCTGTACCTCGCCCTGGCCGGCGCGGTGCTCGCCTGGTACATGTACCTGATCAACCCGGCGGTGCCTGCCGCCATCGGCCGCGCGCTGCGCCCGATCGTGGTGATCCTGGAGAACAAGTACTACATGGACTGGTTCAACGAGAACGTGCTCGCTCGGGGCGCGCGCGCCCTCGGCGTGGGCCTGTGGAAGGGTGGCGACCGCGGCGTGATCGAAGGCGGTGTGGTCAACGCCAGCTGGAAGATCGTGGGCGCGGTGTCGTCGGTGGTGCGCCGGGCGCAGACCGGCTACCTGTACCACTACGCGCTCATGATGATCGTGGGCGTGCTGCTGTTCATGACGTATTTCGTCTGGCTCGCCAAATAA